Proteins encoded together in one Planctopirus ephydatiae window:
- a CDS encoding CotH kinase family protein gives MRTLLVGSVLLLVIAVAIESVWPQTGDRPPENGPRENGPPQNAPGGGFPPFGPPGGFPGFGGPPGFGGPPGGGKERKLLSKFDADKDGKLNLEERQLARKESTQGGAGFGGPRGPRGGMGGMGTNRTQQAGKKILPENVTSAGEADLYDPSIVRTIFLNFESKDWERELSDFHNTDVEVPAIMQVDGKDYPDVGVSFRGMSSYDMVPAGFKRSFNVSIDAFNDQQKLGGYKTLNLLNCNGDTSFLRGFVYSQIATEMIPVPRVNFVRVVVNHEDWGVFANVEQFNKDYIKRHFESSNGYRWKVPGSPMGRGGLEYLGDDTNAYKRIYEIKSKDTPEAWERLISLCRILNETPAEQLVEKLEPVLDIDETLKFLALDVALCNSDGYWTRASDYSLYCTPEGKFTLVPHDFNEIFQSGGPGGPPGGGPPGGFGPPPFGFPPFGPPSEVQPPFGPPGGAPNGFGPPPNGNSTPPEGRVAGNPNGPPQGPGGGQNPRGGPRRGPGGGGPGGGGPGHGGPTLDPLVGLNDSTKPLRSKLLAVPELKARYLKYVGQIADQYLAAEFLKPRMQQEFELISPLVAQDQKKLFTTADFVRESKFIVVQNSSENARSTLWDQMQKRREFLLKHAEVRAALGKQEAEGRTSAIKNQRHQNRQQAPLSSAR, from the coding sequence ATGCGGACGTTGCTTGTGGGAAGCGTGCTATTGCTGGTGATTGCGGTCGCCATTGAATCGGTCTGGCCACAGACGGGTGATCGCCCTCCGGAAAATGGGCCGCGAGAAAATGGCCCTCCCCAAAATGCCCCAGGTGGCGGCTTTCCACCCTTTGGCCCTCCCGGTGGATTCCCTGGGTTTGGCGGGCCACCGGGCTTCGGCGGCCCCCCCGGTGGTGGAAAGGAACGCAAGCTGCTCTCGAAATTCGATGCTGACAAAGACGGCAAACTGAATCTCGAAGAGCGACAACTGGCTCGAAAAGAATCCACTCAGGGAGGTGCTGGCTTCGGCGGACCTAGAGGGCCTCGCGGCGGTATGGGTGGCATGGGAACCAATCGTACTCAACAAGCAGGGAAGAAAATCCTGCCCGAGAATGTGACTTCAGCCGGTGAGGCTGATCTTTACGATCCGTCGATCGTCCGGACAATTTTCTTGAACTTTGAAAGCAAAGACTGGGAACGAGAACTGTCCGACTTTCACAATACAGATGTCGAAGTTCCCGCCATAATGCAGGTTGATGGCAAAGACTATCCCGATGTCGGCGTCAGCTTCCGCGGCATGTCATCCTACGATATGGTGCCAGCTGGCTTTAAGCGGTCATTCAATGTTTCCATCGATGCCTTTAACGACCAGCAAAAGCTCGGCGGCTACAAAACGCTGAATTTACTTAACTGCAATGGTGACACTTCATTTTTGAGAGGTTTTGTCTACTCTCAGATCGCCACGGAGATGATCCCCGTCCCTCGCGTGAACTTTGTTCGTGTCGTTGTGAATCACGAAGACTGGGGTGTATTCGCCAACGTTGAGCAATTCAACAAAGACTACATCAAAAGGCACTTTGAGAGTAGCAATGGCTATCGGTGGAAGGTTCCAGGAAGTCCTATGGGACGCGGTGGTCTGGAATATTTAGGGGATGATACCAATGCCTACAAGCGAATTTACGAGATCAAAAGTAAAGACACTCCTGAGGCCTGGGAGCGATTGATCTCTTTGTGCCGTATTCTGAATGAGACACCTGCGGAGCAGCTGGTCGAAAAACTGGAGCCAGTACTCGATATTGATGAGACACTGAAATTTCTGGCGCTTGATGTCGCGCTCTGTAATAGTGATGGCTATTGGACTCGCGCGAGTGATTACAGTCTCTACTGCACCCCTGAAGGGAAATTTACACTGGTTCCGCACGACTTCAATGAGATCTTTCAATCGGGTGGCCCCGGCGGCCCGCCAGGTGGCGGACCGCCGGGTGGATTTGGGCCCCCACCATTTGGTTTTCCTCCATTTGGTCCACCATCCGAAGTCCAACCCCCATTCGGGCCGCCGGGTGGTGCACCCAATGGATTCGGGCCACCTCCCAATGGAAATAGCACTCCTCCTGAGGGACGAGTTGCCGGTAATCCCAATGGCCCTCCTCAAGGGCCGGGTGGCGGGCAAAATCCGCGGGGTGGCCCAAGACGTGGCCCCGGGGGCGGTGGTCCCGGTGGCGGTGGGCCAGGTCATGGTGGACCGACACTCGATCCACTGGTCGGGCTCAACGATTCGACAAAGCCGCTGCGCAGTAAACTCCTTGCTGTTCCAGAACTCAAGGCTCGCTATCTGAAGTATGTCGGACAGATTGCCGATCAGTACCTGGCAGCCGAATTCCTCAAGCCTCGGATGCAGCAGGAGTTTGAACTGATTTCACCACTGGTGGCTCAGGATCAGAAGAAGCTCTTCACCACAGCTGACTTTGTGCGCGAATCCAAGTTTATTGTGGTGCAGAATTCCTCAGAGAATGCTCGCTCGACGCTGTGGGATCAGATGCAGAAACGACGGGAATTTCTGCTCAAACATGCGGAAGTGCGAGCCGCCCTTGGCAAACAGGAAGCCGAGGGGCGAACATCGGCCATCAAAAATCAGCGACACCAGAACCGACAACAGGCTCCCTTGTCGTCAGCTCGCTAA